The Symphalangus syndactylus isolate Jambi chromosome 3, NHGRI_mSymSyn1-v2.1_pri, whole genome shotgun sequence genome has a segment encoding these proteins:
- the TNFSF15 gene encoding tumor necrosis factor ligand superfamily member 15 → MAEDLGLSFGETASVEMLPEHGSCRPKARSSSTRWALTCCLVLLPFLAGLTTYLLVSQLRAQGEACVQFQALKGQEFAPSHQQVYAPLRADGDKPRAHLTVVRQTPTQHLKNQFPALHWEHELGLAFTKNRMNYTNKFLLIPESGDYFVYSQVTFRGMTSECSEIRQAGRPNKPDSITVVITKVTDSYPEPTQLLMGTKSVCEVGSNWFQPIYLGAMFSLQEGDKLMVNVSDISLVDYTKEDKTFFGAFLL, encoded by the exons ATGGCCGAGGATCTGGGACTGAGCTTTGGGGAAACAGCCAGCGTGGAAATGCTGCCAGAGCATGGCAGCTGCAGGCCCAAGGCCAGGAGCAGCAGCACACGCTGGGCTCTCACCTGCTGCCTGGTGTTGCTCCCCTTCCTTGCAGGACTCACCACGTACCTGCTTGTCAGCCAGCTCCGGGCCCAAGGAGAGGCCTGTGTGCAGTTCCAG GCTCTAAAAGGACAGGAGTTTGCACCTTCACATCAGCAAGTTT ATGCACCTCTTAGAGCAGATGGAGATAAGCCAAGGGCACACCTGACAG TTGTGAGACAAACTCCCACACAGCACTTAAAAAATCAGTTCCCAGCTCTGCACTGGGAACATGAACTAGGCCTAGCCTTCACCAAGAACCGAATGAACTATACCAACAAATTCCTGCTGATCCCAGAGTCGGGAGACTACTTCGTTTACTCCCAGGTCACATTCCGTGGGATGACCTCTGAGTGCAGTGAAATCAGACAAGCAGGCCGACCAAACAAGCCAGACTCCATCACTGTGGTCATCACCAAGGTAACAGACAGCTACCCTGAGCCAACCCAGCTCCTCATGGGGACCAAGTCTGTGTGTGAAGTAGGTAGCAACTGGTTCCAGCCCATCTACCTCGGAGCCATGTTCTCCTTGCAAGAAGGGGACAAGCTAATGGTGAACGTCAGTGACATCTCTTTGGTGGATTACACAAAAGAAGATAAAACCTTCTTTGGAGCCTTCTTACTATAG